The Fibrobacter sp. genomic sequence CGAGTTCAGTAATCACTACTGAGCCTCCCAGGCACAATACGGTTCCGAAACTATAAGTATCAAAAACTTCAATTTTCTGGAAAGGACTGGAATCACAGAAGAGTGCGTGTTTTGCTCTGATAGTCAGACCGGATAGACCGTTGACAAGGTTTTGAATCCACAGAGAGGAACCGCTTTCAGGATGAAAACCAACGCTCATAAGATCACCTCTTCCAGTCGAAAGACAACAAACTTCTTTTTTTAACATCTATATTAACACATCTCTATTGCTCCAGAGAGCCTTTACAATGTACTCAGGCTGGCTGGATTGTACTCAGGGTTAGTGAATCTAAGATTACACTTCAGTCAACAACAACTATCCTGGCTTTCGGGAAACCATTGAAAGCCGAAGCACTCGCGCAAGTATAGGCACCCATGGATTCAAAAATTATCAGATCACCTATGTCAAGCAGCGGCAGACTGATATTCTCGTAAAGTATATCGATAGAATCGCATGTGGGCCCGGCCAGTACAGAATTATACCTCTCCCCATCTTTAGCTACAAACATCGGGTATTCAGCATGATCGTAAATTTTCCCGGAAAAAGATCCGTAAACACCCTCATCGAGATAATACCACCACACCCCGTTTCTCAGTGATTTTCCCATTACACGTGCTGCAAGGGTCATCGACCTTCCGCTCAGAACCCGCCCTGGTTCAGCGATAATACGGTAGCTTGAAAAATATCTTTCCAGGTACTCGTTTATGGGCTGGCAGAAGCGTGCCATTGGAAGAACCTTGGTCAGGTAGTCAATAGGAAAACCTCCCCCAATATCGATGATTTCGATGTCGATACCTCTCAAGGCGGCCTTTTTGCAGATATCACGGCAGTATTGGAGCGCTTCGATGTACTTAAAAGAGTTTTCGTTTTGTGAACCTGCGTGAAAACTGATTCCTGCGATCCTCAGACCCATCTCATGTGCTTTACGTATAAGGTCAAATGTCTTCTCCGGAGCCACACCGAACTTGTGAGAGAGGTTTACAAGGCATCCGGGATTCTGAATACTCATTCTTATCAGAACCCTGACTTTGTCCTTATACGGAACCATCTTGAGCAGTTCATCTTCATTGTCTGCCACAAATATCTGCATCCCGTATTCCAGGGCATAACGGATATCGGAGTCGCGTTTTATGGGATGGGTATGGATACAGCGGTCGGCCGTAATTCCGCATCCCCTGAGCACATCTATTTCTCCGTTTGAGCAGACATCAAAGCAGCTGCCTTCGCTGTCGAGAATGGAGATGATCTCCCGGGTAGCATTGGATTTAACTGCATAGTAAAGAGAAACACCCGGAAGTGCGGCTTTGAGGGTACGATAGGACTCCTTGAGCCGGCTTTCGGACAGAAAAAGCACTGGAGTTCCGTGCTGTGCAACAAGCTCCTGAACTCTTTTGAAATCCATTTTTGTTTATGGGTCCTTCTGTTAATCAGAAAAGGAAATCATCGGGAAAATCCGGTCTTGCATCGGTTATAATACGTCCCTGCTTTTTTGATATTTGCCCGATGTAAGGAAACCTGGCAAGCATGGATTTGTGAGTGTCTCCGGTGTAAACTTGAAGATTCTTTATGCCGCAGCGTTCCAGTTTTTTGTCAATTGCAGCCGGTTTAAGCTTTGATGGATCTGCAGATTCGGAACTGAGTGTTATTGACCAGAGAACTGCATACATTTGTATATAGAGAAAAAACGGGTTTACGTTATTAAACACTGATGAAAGCGTCTTCTGGATACTGGCAAAAGCAGCGGGCCTGGAAATCGGAGACTCGGAATGCATCACGAATATACCGCCCGGATTTCTCAGTGCCCGTTTGACACTACGGAAAAAATCCCGGGTATAGAGCAACCTGGACGGCCCGAATGGATCTGTCATGTCCATTATAATGACATCAAATTCTCCGGCATGTGTTTCAGTAAACTTCCTCCCGTCCACAATATTCACTGTTACCCTGGGATCATCGAAAGAACCTGCATGTACCGAAGAGAGATACTTGCGGGAAAACTTGATCACATCCTCATCAAGCTCAGCCAGTTCTACCCTTTTCACCACAGGATATTTAAGGACCTCACGAATTATCCCTCCATCCCCGCCCCCAATCACCAGCACCGATTCAGGCCTGGAATGGGAACACATTGCGGGATGCACCATAGGTTCATGGTAATGATACTCATTTTTTTCAACAACCTGGGTCATGTTGTCCAGAAGGAGAACCTTGCCGAACTCATCGGTATCGATAAGTTCAATATTCTGATACTTTGTCTTTCTTTTCACCAGAGATTTTCGAACCGTATAGAAATAACCAAAGTACGGATTCAGCGCTTCAATATGCAATCTTCGACCCTGCTTGATATACTTGTCTTTAATTACCGTTCGAATATGTTTCTGCATTCAAAAATCTCCTGCATCTCCTTCTTGACGAGGGTTTTAATTCTGGCGCGTTCTTTTTTTGAGAGTTTCTCTATCTCCGGGCCGAAAAGATAATCATCCAGCCTCGGACTTTTTAGCATCATCTTGCTGTGAAAGATGTTATCAGATACAATGTTTATGTCATAAGCAATATACTTGTCCAGTATCTCATCGGAGATGTAGTCCTGGATGGAAGTAATATCCTGATCAATATACACTTTGCGTCCGTTAACATCACGTGTAAAACCTCTGACCTTGTAGTCCATCAGAACAACATCGGAGTCGAAGCTGTCGATCAGAAAATCCAAAGCCCTCAGAGGAGATATCATCCCGCAGGTGGAGACATCGATATCAACTCTGAAAGTCGCTATACCGGTGTTAGTATTGTTTTCCGGATATGTATGTGCAGCGATATGACTCTTATCCAGGTGAAACATGACATCCTCGAGTTCCCGCGGATGATGTCCCTCATTGATGAGCACAGAGACGCTGGCACCTCGGGGATCGTAGTCCTGGGTAGAGATATTGACTATTTTTGCCTGGATTATGTTTGTCACTTCAACGAGAATGCTTCTGAGCTTTTCCGAGTTGTAAACCTCGTCAATATACTCCAGATAATCAATCTGTGAAGCCTTTGAGCGTGCATAGCAGATATCGTAGATGTTGAAACTCAGGGATTTTGTAAGATTGTTAAAACCCTGAAGTTTGATTTTTCTGCCATGGCAGCGATTAATCACGCCTTCACCCCCTCCTGAAAAGAACTTAAACAGACCAATTTCGAACTAAAAGTAGTGATATTGTGAAAACGACAGTATCGAATCAATTTTGCATATCCGGAAAAAATAATCAAAGTTCATTCAGGTAGAGGGGTTTATAACCTCGGTACTTGTTCGAAAAATAATTAATGAGAACCACTTCTGTCCTTTTATTTGGATCAATATTAATAACCATCCTGTCGGCGAAGAGTCTGCTCATGTGTATTCCCCTCCCTGAGTCGTCAAGCAAACCCTCACCT encodes the following:
- the speE gene encoding polyamine aminopropyltransferase, translating into MQKHIRTVIKDKYIKQGRRLHIEALNPYFGYFYTVRKSLVKRKTKYQNIELIDTDEFGKVLLLDNMTQVVEKNEYHYHEPMVHPAMCSHSRPESVLVIGGGDGGIIREVLKYPVVKRVELAELDEDVIKFSRKYLSSVHAGSFDDPRVTVNIVDGRKFTETHAGEFDVIIMDMTDPFGPSRLLYTRDFFRSVKRALRNPGGIFVMHSESPISRPAAFASIQKTLSSVFNNVNPFFLYIQMYAVLWSITLSSESADPSKLKPAAIDKKLERCGIKNLQVYTGDTHKSMLARFPYIGQISKKQGRIITDARPDFPDDFLF
- the speD gene encoding adenosylmethionine decarboxylase, producing MINRCHGRKIKLQGFNNLTKSLSFNIYDICYARSKASQIDYLEYIDEVYNSEKLRSILVEVTNIIQAKIVNISTQDYDPRGASVSVLINEGHHPRELEDVMFHLDKSHIAAHTYPENNTNTGIATFRVDIDVSTCGMISPLRALDFLIDSFDSDVVLMDYKVRGFTRDVNGRKVYIDQDITSIQDYISDEILDKYIAYDINIVSDNIFHSKMMLKSPRLDDYLFGPEIEKLSKKERARIKTLVKKEMQEIFECRNIFER
- a CDS encoding type III PLP-dependent enzyme, with translation MDFKRVQELVAQHGTPVLFLSESRLKESYRTLKAALPGVSLYYAVKSNATREIISILDSEGSCFDVCSNGEIDVLRGCGITADRCIHTHPIKRDSDIRYALEYGMQIFVADNEDELLKMVPYKDKVRVLIRMSIQNPGCLVNLSHKFGVAPEKTFDLIRKAHEMGLRIAGISFHAGSQNENSFKYIEALQYCRDICKKAALRGIDIEIIDIGGGFPIDYLTKVLPMARFCQPINEYLERYFSSYRIIAEPGRVLSGRSMTLAARVMGKSLRNGVWWYYLDEGVYGSFSGKIYDHAEYPMFVAKDGERYNSVLAGPTCDSIDILYENISLPLLDIGDLIIFESMGAYTCASASAFNGFPKARIVVVD